The DNA segment ACCAAGGTTGCCATGCGTCACTCCATTCGATCAAAAACTGCGGGAAAGGTGAAACGCGCCACGATCCGGCGCGCCCAAGGGGCAGACAGCGGCGCTTGCACCACACCTGCGCGCGGGCAGGCATGGATGAACTGCGCGCCGCTTGCGCATTGAATGCCCAGATGCTTGGCCAGCGCGCGGCTTTGCAGCCGGAACAGCAGAACCTGCCCGTCTGCGGGCACGAATGCAGGCGTCATATGGCGCATCAAAGCCTGCCAAAGTGCCTCATCCCTGCCTGCCTCGGCCCAACTGGGGGAATAATCCGGCAGGGGTTCGGGTTCTGCCCCGCATTGCGCGCGCCAGATGCCCCGGATCAGGCCCAGACAATCCGCCCCCGCCCCGCGCAAACTGGCGCGGTGGTGATAGGGTGTGCCGCTCCAGTGCTGCGCATGGGCCACAATCGCCGCCTGCCCGCTCATCCGCGCCGCGAGCCGCCGGTATTGGGCTGGCCCGCCTTGGGATAGGCCATCAGCCAGTCTTCGCCCGGAATATCGGGAAAGCCGCGAAAATTCAGGAAATTGGCGAATTTCTGACGGCAAGTGGCGGCCTGTTTGTCGCAGCCCACCTCCAGCCGCACCGGATCACCGGGCGCGACAGACGCGCGCAAACTGTCCCAAAGCGAGATCAGGCGCACGCCATCTTGCATACGGTCCTCGCGGACATGGCCGACCAGCCCCAACGCAGCACCCCCCTGCACGATCAGCCGCCCCTGCGCAAACCACCCCGGCGCGACCGTATTCAACCCGGCAAAGTGGAAATGCTGTCCGTCTTGCATGCGCAGCACTTGCGCCTGCGCGCTATAACCCGGCGCATCCAGATCGAACCGGCACGCCGCGTCCCCCAGCACCGCCGCACAGGCCGCGTGATAGACCCGCCCGCCCTGCTGGCCCAAGGGTTCCGACAGCCCGCGCAATTCGGCACGAAACGCACCCCCTGCGCGCGTGATCTCGCCCAATGTGCCGCGAAAGATCATGCGGCGCTGGGGGGCATCGGCCCAGTTCACCTCCCATATGCGCAAAGCGGCGCCGTCATAGCGGCCAGCCATGATGTCGCTCTCATTCAGGCCCGCATCGCGCAGGGCACCCACCGCCTCGGAATTATCGACCGCCAACCCTGTGACCTGTTCCAACGCGCGCGCGCTCAGGCCCGCATCGGCGCGAAAAACCACCCCCTCGAAACCCAGATCACGGTCATGGTCGGTAAAGCCCAAAGTCAGCCCGTCAGCGCGCGTCAGCGCCCATGCGCGGGCAATGGTCGTGGCCCCTGAAGCCAGATGTGCAGCAATACTCACAAGCGCACCTCGACCACTGGAACGCGTGGCAATTCGCCCGCTTTGAAACTGGCAACCGAAATCTGGATCAGATCAGTGTCAAACCGCACCGGCACATCAAATTCAAACCCCGCCTGCACTTCGGCCCCAGCATCGGGGGGGCGGGCAAATGTCATTTGGCCGGTTGTGGCATCGACCTCATAATCCAGCCCGAAGGTCATCTCATCGCGCCCGATCGCGGCCAGAACCGACCCCGCCACAGGTTTGACAACCTCACGCCAGATCGTCTGCGCGCCAGAGCGGTAGGCCTTGCGCAGTTGAAACACTCGGTTTGTGCCATCCCCAAGGCCCAGTAGCTGGTCAAACGCTGTGATGGGTTTCGAGGCGGGGGCAGACCGGTAATCGCCCCAATCCTTCCAGCGAAAGGCATGCAACATGCCTTGGCGCGCCTCGAAAAACGCGACCATCGCTTCCAGATCATCGAGCGCGCGCAGGCCCATGCCTGCATCATAGCGCCTGCGCGATGCGGCCCAAGGCGTGTTGCGTTCCTCATGCCCGTTGGCCAGTTCTACAATCTCGGTGCGCCGTTCTGGCCCGCCAAGCGCGCCAAAACTCAGATTGGCGGGAAATCGGATGTCGTGAAATGCCACGTTGTGTCCCCTTTCAGCGGTTGCGGTTGCCTTGCGACAGAAGGCGGCCCATCTGTGCCGCGATCTGGGTTTGCGAGCGTTGAAAGCCCGCCACATCGGGGGTCTGGATGTTGAAACTCACATGCACCGCCCCACCGCCACCTGCCGCGCGCACGCCCAAGCGCCCGTCAGGGCCACGTGACAGCGGCATGATCGCCTCTGGTCCCGCCTCGCCCATCAGGCCCGTGCAGCCGCGCATGGGAAATGCTGTGGCCTGAGAAATGACGCCGCCCTTGGCAAAGGGCATGATGGACCCCATCGCGCCAGAAACCCCTTGCGCCAAAAGGCTGCCAAAGGCGTTCTGCACAGGTTTCATGGCGGTATTGTAAACGCTGCCCGCCATCGACTGCGCAATGCCGCGCAGCGCGTCCTGCATGCGCATTCCGTCAAAGATCACGCCGTCAAAGGCCCGCCGCAACCCCGTCGAGAAGCTGCGCGACAGCCCGTCCACCTCGCGCCCTGTAAAGGTCAGGTTGCGCCCCAGCCCTGCCAGTTCGCTGTCAAATTCAGCCACCAGCCCTACGGTCTGGCCAAGGCGTTGTTCCAGAGCGGAAATCTGCGCCTCAAGATCGCTGAGATTGGTCATTCTGAGTGCCTTTCACAGTGTCAGGGTAGCGCGCGGCCAACTCGTTCAGCCGCGCGCGGGTCAGGGGTCCGGGCGCGCCCTCCAGCCCGGCCATGATCATCAACTCGACCGGGGTCAGCGCCCAGAAATCACGCGGGGTCAGGCGCAACTCGCGCAGGCCAAGGCGCATCAGCGCGGGCCAATCAAGCGCACTCATACAGGCGGGGTAAAGGCGCGGGCCAGAACTTGCGCGGCCACTTGTGCTGCACCGTGAATGCCGCCCGCAATCTCGGCGCGGGTCAGGTCAGCGGCCTGCCCCTGCCAGCCGCCGCCGCGCAACCCCGCCACCAACAGGGCCAGCACATCGCGCGCGCTAAAGCGCCCCTGCTCGAACCGCTCGACCAGTGCCAGCAGCGTGTCCTCGCCAAGGGCTGCTTCCAATTCGGCCAGCGCACCAAGCGTCAGGCGCAGCACATGGGGCTGGCCGTCCATCACCAGCGTCACCTCGCCTGCATAGGGGTTGCTCATGGATCAATCCGCCACAAAGGTGAGCTGACCAGCCGAGGCAAGCGACAATTCAAACGTCGCCTCGCCATTATGGCTGCCGGAATAATCAAGGCCGGTAATCATGAACGGGCC comes from the Roseinatronobacter monicus genome and includes:
- a CDS encoding DUF2163 domain-containing protein translates to MSIAAHLASGATTIARAWALTRADGLTLGFTDHDRDLGFEGVVFRADAGLSARALEQVTGLAVDNSEAVGALRDAGLNESDIMAGRYDGAALRIWEVNWADAPQRRMIFRGTLGEITRAGGAFRAELRGLSEPLGQQGGRVYHAACAAVLGDAACRFDLDAPGYSAQAQVLRMQDGQHFHFAGLNTVAPGWFAQGRLIVQGGAALGLVGHVREDRMQDGVRLISLWDSLRASVAPGDPVRLEVGCDKQAATCRQKFANFLNFRGFPDIPGEDWLMAYPKAGQPNTGGSRRG
- a CDS encoding phage tail tape measure protein, coding for MTNLSDLEAQISALEQRLGQTVGLVAEFDSELAGLGRNLTFTGREVDGLSRSFSTGLRRAFDGVIFDGMRMQDALRGIAQSMAGSVYNTAMKPVQNAFGSLLAQGVSGAMGSIMPFAKGGVISQATAFPMRGCTGLMGEAGPEAIMPLSRGPDGRLGVRAAGGGGAVHVSFNIQTPDVAGFQRSQTQIAAQMGRLLSQGNRNR
- a CDS encoding peptidase, with protein sequence MSGQAAIVAHAQHWSGTPYHHRASLRGAGADCLGLIRGIWRAQCGAEPEPLPDYSPSWAEAGRDEALWQALMRHMTPAFVPADGQVLLFRLQSRALAKHLGIQCASGAQFIHACPRAGVVQAPLSAPWARRIVARFTFPAVFDRME
- a CDS encoding DUF2460 domain-containing protein, whose amino-acid sequence is MAFHDIRFPANLSFGALGGPERRTEIVELANGHEERNTPWAASRRRYDAGMGLRALDDLEAMVAFFEARQGMLHAFRWKDWGDYRSAPASKPITAFDQLLGLGDGTNRVFQLRKAYRSGAQTIWREVVKPVAGSVLAAIGRDEMTFGLDYEVDATTGQMTFARPPDAGAEVQAGFEFDVPVRFDTDLIQISVASFKAGELPRVPVVEVRL
- a CDS encoding rcc01693 family protein yields the protein MSALDWPALMRLGLRELRLTPRDFWALTPVELMIMAGLEGAPGPLTRARLNELAARYPDTVKGTQNDQSQRS
- a CDS encoding gene transfer agent family protein, with product MSNPYAGEVTLVMDGQPHVLRLTLGALAELEAALGEDTLLALVERFEQGRFSARDVLALLVAGLRGGGWQGQAADLTRAEIAGGIHGAAQVAAQVLARAFTPPV